One Candidatus Bathyarchaeota archaeon DNA window includes the following coding sequences:
- a CDS encoding aconitase X catalytic domain-containing protein translates to MHLTKKEEAILGGNEGPGAAKFLELLVALGEVFGAERLIPVESAHISGVSYKNLGEAGLGWLEEQADLGARSRIKATLNPAGMDMELWREMGVPEEFAEGQRRVLVAFERMKFEATCTCTPYLVGHVPGFGSQIAWAESSAVCFSNSVLGAKTNRESGPTTIASAVTGLAALYGYRLNDNRRPGTVVEIETELASIMDYSALGYITGKSLGTTVPYFKGLESPSLESKKALGAACATSGGIALWHGEGVTPEAECMKAHLTGLERISVTAGDIKEAVAHLTSPLCDPVIALGCPHSSLEELGEIAGLVAGKDFKDQLWVFTSRGVYSLAEEAGHVGAIMAAGGRVFRDTCMVVAPLVEMGWTEVATNSFKAGHYMAGMGMKTRIGPIRELLGGNP, encoded by the coding sequence ATGCATTTGACGAAAAAAGAGGAGGCGATTCTCGGGGGCAACGAGGGCCCGGGGGCTGCGAAGTTCTTAGAGCTCCTCGTGGCCCTAGGGGAGGTCTTCGGGGCAGAGAGGCTTATCCCGGTGGAAAGCGCCCACATCTCTGGGGTTTCCTACAAGAACCTAGGGGAGGCGGGCCTAGGCTGGCTCGAGGAGCAGGCCGATCTCGGCGCGAGGTCCCGAATAAAGGCGACCCTTAATCCCGCTGGGATGGACATGGAGCTCTGGAGGGAGATGGGCGTCCCAGAGGAGTTCGCCGAGGGACAGCGGCGGGTCCTTGTGGCTTTTGAGAGGATGAAGTTCGAGGCAACCTGCACATGTACTCCCTACCTTGTGGGACACGTCCCCGGATTCGGGAGCCAGATCGCGTGGGCTGAGTCCTCTGCAGTCTGCTTTTCCAACTCTGTGTTGGGGGCTAAAACCAATAGGGAGTCTGGACCCACAACTATCGCGAGCGCTGTGACGGGGCTTGCTGCTCTATACGGCTACCGCCTCAACGATAACAGGAGGCCCGGAACTGTCGTGGAGATCGAGACAGAACTGGCCTCAATCATGGATTATAGCGCCTTAGGTTATATCACCGGGAAGAGTTTGGGGACTACGGTCCCATATTTCAAGGGCTTAGAAAGCCCAAGCCTCGAGTCGAAGAAGGCGTTGGGAGCTGCATGTGCAACAAGTGGTGGTATTGCCCTCTGGCACGGAGAGGGGGTGACTCCCGAGGCGGAATGCATGAAGGCCCACTTAACAGGTCTTGAGAGGATCTCTGTTACTGCGGGAGATATCAAAGAGGCCGTTGCCCACCTGACGAGTCCTCTATGTGACCCCGTTATCGCTCTGGGGTGCCCTCATTCCAGCCTAGAGGAGCTGGGGGAGATCGCAGGCCTTGTGGCAGGGAAAGATTTCAAGGATCAGCTCTGGGTTTTCACAAGTCGGGGCGTCTACTCCTTGGCAGAGGAAGCAGGGCATGTCGGGGCCATTATGGCGGCGGGGGGGCGAGTCTTTAGAGACACCTGTATGGTGGTGGCTCCTCTGGTGGAGATGGGCTGGACTGAGGTGGCCACTAATAGCTTCAAGGCGGGCCACTATATGGCGGGCATGGGGATGAAAACCCGGATAGGGCCCATCAGGGAACTCTTGGGGGGAAACCCATGA
- a CDS encoding dihydrofolate reductase family protein: MVNYVYIAASLDGFIATKDGGLDWLNEIPNPDQTDYRYAEFNSGIDAIVMGRNTFEKVLTFGFWPYDKPVFVLSHTLESVPDDIVGKAEIVKGDLRNLLDKLKKRGLQNLYIDGGRVIQSFLEEDLIDEMIITRVPILLGEGIPLFGKIENSLKFSLKKTEGFNETLVKNHYIRVREKNQS, translated from the coding sequence TTGGTTAATTACGTCTATATTGCTGCAAGTCTGGATGGTTTCATCGCCACAAAAGACGGGGGTCTCGACTGGCTTAATGAGATTCCTAATCCAGATCAAACCGATTACAGGTACGCTGAGTTCAATAGTGGTATCGATGCTATCGTGATGGGAAGAAATACATTTGAAAAAGTCTTGACCTTTGGTTTCTGGCCATATGATAAGCCTGTATTTGTTCTTAGTCATACTCTTGAAAGTGTACCCGATGACATTGTTGGTAAAGCTGAAATCGTTAAGGGTGATTTGAGGAATCTTCTTGACAAGCTGAAGAAACGAGGGCTTCAGAATCTCTACATTGATGGAGGGCGCGTTATTCAGAGCTTTCTCGAAGAGGACCTTATAGACGAAATGATCATTACGAGGGTTCCGATTCTGCTTGGGGAGGGCATTCCGTTATTCGGTAAAATTGAGAACAGTTTGAAGTTTAGCCTTAAGAAGACTGAGGGCTTCAATGAAACACTCGTTAAAAATCATTACATCCGCGTACGTGAGAAGAACCAGAGTTGA
- a CDS encoding creatininase family protein, which translates to MVQLAEKSWPEAGKIFEENDVAILPVGSTEQHGPHNPLGTDHLIASRMSLEVGERTGVPVLPLIPVGVSVHHRQFPGSLWVPPAVFRDYIRAIALSVASHGIRKLLVINGHGGNTPSLMEVAGELRREHGVFAAVASAFPPMDGHAGEGETSANLYFHGHLVDMSKAVDTKQNEELGGLKVEGFNFIYPGRFAWDTPDLSPTGVIGNAGVTIRATTASEEKGREAMELHIDDLCALVEELKKAEIKGLLPKPHK; encoded by the coding sequence ATGGTTCAGCTTGCCGAGAAGTCGTGGCCCGAGGCGGGAAAGATCTTCGAGGAGAACGATGTTGCGATCCTCCCGGTGGGGAGCACGGAGCAGCACGGCCCCCACAACCCCCTGGGGACAGACCACCTCATAGCTTCGAGGATGTCCTTAGAGGTGGGGGAGAGGACCGGAGTCCCCGTGCTCCCTTTGATCCCGGTGGGGGTCTCCGTCCACCACAGGCAGTTCCCGGGGTCCCTCTGGGTGCCTCCCGCTGTCTTTAGGGACTACATAAGGGCAATCGCCCTGTCCGTTGCAAGCCACGGTATCAGGAAGCTTTTGGTGATCAACGGTCACGGGGGGAACACTCCGAGCCTTATGGAGGTCGCCGGGGAGCTCCGGAGGGAGCACGGGGTTTTCGCGGCTGTCGCCTCCGCCTTTCCGCCGATGGATGGCCATGCGGGGGAGGGGGAGACCAGCGCCAACCTCTACTTCCACGGCCACCTCGTGGATATGTCCAAGGCAGTGGACACGAAGCAGAACGAGGAGCTGGGAGGCCTCAAGGTCGAGGGATTCAACTTCATCTACCCGGGGAGATTCGCATGGGACACCCCTGATCTGAGCCCCACCGGGGTGATAGGGAACGCCGGGGTCACCATCAGAGCCACCACCGCTTCCGAGGAGAAGGGCCGGGAGGCCATGGAGCTCCACATCGACGACCTATGTGCCCTGGTGGAGGAGCTGAAGAAGGCGGAGATTAAAGGGCTCCTTCCAAAGCCACATAAATGA
- a CDS encoding membrane protein: MLNVKCPPVVSKLVENWLKFLGRMPSLLLGQFLFSLGVVANLNAGLGVRPWDVLCVGVMGYTPFTLGRVAQVLSLVVLVFGWMLGYPPGFSTVTNTYFIGVFIDLIIVWDVVPLPTKAFLKLELLILAIGLFAAGSLFYLRVGLGAGPRDGLMMGLTEKLGCSISRIRGMMELTLVTLGFLLKGPVGLGTIIIALSLGPAIQLAFRVGRLDSENTEQLSFPRLVSVLRGRGEF; this comes from the coding sequence GTGTTGAATGTGAAATGTCCGCCTGTGGTCTCCAAACTCGTGGAGAACTGGCTGAAGTTCCTGGGGAGAATGCCCTCCCTCCTCCTAGGTCAGTTCCTCTTCTCCTTAGGGGTAGTGGCCAATCTAAACGCGGGGCTTGGGGTGAGACCGTGGGACGTCCTCTGTGTAGGCGTGATGGGTTATACGCCGTTCACCTTAGGGCGGGTGGCCCAAGTTCTAAGTCTAGTTGTCCTGGTATTTGGGTGGATGTTGGGGTATCCCCCTGGATTCAGCACCGTCACCAACACATACTTTATCGGAGTCTTCATCGACCTCATTATTGTGTGGGACGTGGTCCCATTACCAACCAAAGCGTTTTTGAAACTGGAGCTTCTGATCCTTGCGATAGGACTCTTCGCCGCTGGGTCCCTCTTCTATCTTCGGGTGGGGCTCGGCGCAGGCCCCCGGGATGGCTTAATGATGGGTCTCACAGAAAAGCTAGGCTGCTCTATATCAAGAATCCGTGGGATGATGGAGCTAACGCTGGTCACGCTAGGCTTCTTGCTGAAAGGTCCTGTGGGCTTGGGGACTATAATTATAGCGCTGAGTCTCGGTCCCGCAATCCAGCTCGCGTTCAGAGTGGGGAGATTAGACTCTGAGAACACGGAACAACTGAGCTTTCCCCGGCTCGTAAGCGTTCTCAGAGGTCGCGGGGAGTTCTAG
- a CDS encoding translation initiation factor IF-5A, producing MSYKIAKVGDLKVGSYAIVDGEPSRIMSIQKSKSGKHGSAKYRCSAVSLFDGSKRSFVNPVDTSINIPIVEKNAAQIVSMTPDGLQLMDLETYEVFEVATPKDEEIVNKLAAGKEVEYWKIMGRYKVQRVKG from the coding sequence GTGTCATATAAGATCGCAAAAGTCGGAGACCTCAAAGTAGGCTCCTACGCTATAGTAGACGGTGAGCCAAGCCGGATCATGTCAATTCAGAAGAGCAAGTCAGGAAAACACGGAAGTGCAAAGTACAGATGCTCCGCTGTGAGCCTCTTCGATGGTAGCAAAAGGAGCTTTGTAAACCCTGTCGACACAAGCATCAATATCCCCATCGTCGAAAAGAATGCTGCCCAAATTGTCTCAATGACTCCCGACGGCCTCCAGCTCATGGACTTAGAGACATATGAGGTCTTCGAGGTAGCCACACCCAAAGATGAGGAGATCGTGAATAAGCTCGCGGCAGGAAAGGAAGTCGAGTACTGGAAGATTATGGGCCGGTACAAGGTCCAGCGGGTTAAGGGTTAG
- a CDS encoding DUF126 domain-containing protein — translation MIIQGRKIVGGRVEGFALVSRDPVSFYGGIDPVAGVVTEPGHAVEGESVIGKVFVFPTGKGSTVGSYVIYRMAKLGTAPAAIINLETEAILATGCVISDIPLVDRIGKEAFMGLESGMTLRVDAEAGIIEIVAGPS, via the coding sequence ATGATAATACAGGGCCGGAAGATCGTCGGGGGCAGAGTTGAGGGTTTTGCCTTGGTGAGCAGGGATCCAGTGAGCTTCTACGGTGGAATAGACCCGGTCGCAGGTGTTGTTACAGAGCCTGGGCACGCAGTGGAGGGGGAGTCTGTCATCGGGAAAGTATTCGTGTTTCCCACTGGTAAAGGGAGCACTGTGGGGAGCTATGTGATCTACAGGATGGCAAAGCTGGGCACTGCGCCTGCGGCTATTATTAATCTGGAGACGGAGGCGATCCTGGCAACTGGATGCGTCATCTCCGACATCCCCCTGGTGGACAGGATAGGGAAGGAGGCCTTCATGGGGCTGGAGTCCGGAATGACTCTGAGGGTGGACGCCGAAGCAGGGATCATAGAGATTGTCGCGGGCCCGAGTTGA
- a CDS encoding UbiD family decarboxylase yields MVDLREFLKKFEGRGELIRIKEPLSMRHEIPEALRRFDGGKIVLFERAKEHEGPIVGGVCGTRSRILEALGVKSSELYSHLLEAVRNPTPCKIGDGPVTEVIHDKPSLSEFPILTHFETDAGPYITAGIINARSPDGSVENVSFHRLLVRDDGRMGIRVVPRHLYRLNQMAREAGNDYLDLSISIGVHPAIYIAAAYPAPFGTSEFEMANTLLDGGLMLTECPHVDALAPADAELVFEGKLHLNKTAPEGPFVDLSGTADVEREQPVIELVGALHREDYIYEGLLPAGAEHRLLMGLGREVRIWEYVRNVVPTVRGVNMTLGGMGWLHCVVSFEKFREGDPKNVLMAIFAAHPSLKHAWVVDSDIDPYDMDQVEWALATRFRGDEDLLVIPKVRVSSLDPTSDQENELGCKVGFDATKPMTGEGFKRPGIPVSDEVKRLLDKYSNP; encoded by the coding sequence ATGGTTGATCTGAGAGAGTTTCTGAAAAAGTTCGAGGGAAGGGGAGAACTCATTCGTATCAAGGAGCCTCTCTCGATGAGGCATGAGATTCCAGAGGCGCTGAGAAGGTTCGACGGAGGCAAGATCGTTCTCTTTGAGAGGGCCAAGGAGCATGAAGGACCCATCGTGGGAGGGGTCTGTGGGACCCGCTCCAGGATACTGGAGGCCCTTGGGGTGAAGTCGAGTGAACTATACAGTCATCTCCTAGAGGCAGTAAGGAATCCTACGCCATGCAAAATAGGTGACGGTCCCGTCACGGAGGTGATCCATGACAAACCTAGTCTCTCCGAGTTCCCAATACTCACCCACTTTGAGACAGATGCCGGGCCCTACATCACGGCTGGCATCATCAACGCGAGGAGCCCCGATGGCTCGGTAGAAAATGTCTCCTTTCACAGACTCCTTGTGAGGGACGACGGTAGGATGGGGATCAGAGTGGTCCCCCGGCACCTTTATAGGCTCAATCAGATGGCCCGAGAGGCTGGAAACGATTACCTCGACCTGAGCATCTCCATTGGGGTTCACCCTGCGATCTACATCGCCGCCGCATATCCTGCACCCTTTGGGACTAGCGAGTTCGAGATGGCGAACACACTGCTAGATGGAGGATTGATGCTGACTGAGTGTCCTCATGTCGACGCGCTCGCCCCTGCGGATGCTGAACTGGTTTTTGAGGGAAAGCTACACTTGAACAAAACGGCACCGGAGGGACCATTCGTGGATCTCTCAGGGACTGCGGATGTGGAAAGGGAACAGCCTGTGATTGAGCTAGTAGGGGCATTGCACAGGGAGGATTATATCTACGAGGGTTTGCTGCCTGCAGGTGCCGAGCACAGGCTTTTGATGGGGTTGGGCCGGGAGGTGCGGATCTGGGAATATGTGAGGAACGTGGTCCCTACGGTGCGTGGCGTGAACATGACCCTAGGTGGAATGGGCTGGCTTCATTGCGTAGTGAGCTTTGAAAAGTTCCGTGAAGGGGATCCCAAGAACGTGCTAATGGCTATATTCGCCGCCCACCCGAGTCTCAAACATGCCTGGGTTGTGGATTCAGACATTGACCCTTACGATATGGATCAGGTGGAGTGGGCCCTAGCTACTAGGTTCCGGGGGGATGAGGATCTCCTCGTGATCCCCAAGGTGAGGGTTTCAAGCCTTGATCCCACTTCTGACCAGGAGAATGAGCTGGGGTGCAAGGTAGGGTTCGATGCCACCAAGCCTATGACTGGGGAGGGCTTCAAAAGGCCGGGTATCCCTGTCTCGGATGAGGTCAAGAGGCTCTTGGACAAGTACTCTAACCCCTAG
- a CDS encoding peptidylprolyl isomerase: MGDSIAWNSEEIGKIPEVKEFRVSIWEADLPRILQPLRLVSILISGEIIPNTMALKIKASHILVEKQSQALKILEELGAGKEFKGLAREHSTCPSGKRGGDLGKFGRGQMVREFEKTAFALNVGEISAAVKTQFGYHIIKRTG; this comes from the coding sequence TTGGGGGATAGCATCGCGTGGAACTCTGAGGAGATCGGGAAAATCCCTGAGGTGAAGGAGTTCCGAGTCTCCATCTGGGAAGCAGATCTCCCACGAATTCTTCAGCCTTTGAGGCTGGTCTCAATCCTTATCAGTGGGGAGATAATACCGAACACCATGGCATTGAAGATCAAGGCGTCCCATATTCTGGTGGAGAAGCAGTCCCAGGCACTCAAGATCTTGGAGGAGCTTGGCGCAGGCAAAGAGTTCAAGGGACTCGCAAGAGAACACTCTACCTGTCCTTCGGGAAAACGAGGTGGAGACCTAGGGAAGTTTGGTAGAGGTCAGATGGTAAGGGAGTTTGAGAAGACGGCCTTTGCTCTCAACGTAGGGGAGATCTCAGCAGCCGTGAAAACCCAGTTTGGCTACCACATCATCAAAAGGACAGGTTAG
- a CDS encoding STT3 domain-containing protein, producing the protein MPRITRKTAIELAVLGLVVVIAILFRVIRVQWGAYMDAFDPLFQLRVTEYIVENGYASWFSWHDTMSWYPWGRNIARSSYPGVPFTGAFVYFVARAMSLDLTVYQVSLYFPVLMGSITCIFAYFIGRDFGNSSTGLMAAFFMAISEAFVGRTFLGFYDTENIGIFGMVAITLFYLRSLDSERSFNERLIYGIVAGITLGYTFASWGATRYIVGLLILFSLAVLITGRFEKKHIISYALTLGIGLTITLFIPRLGVKYIQSTENVAAILLGVLIIIYEYTRQRLEERQTMRLISGLVIALILGVFMLEALGVANPITGKFWRVINPMQSAGNPLSQSVAEHKRSVWSSFFGTFGIAFPLAILGTYFSINELDDRRLFGSIFFITAAYFAGSMIRLSLLLSIPVGLMAAFGLTELLKPFVALSKRKAVKGRRRRKVIWKGLNRELSIIFALFMLLAIMPTIWGTSEISIRPTSMASSSVPALFGDRYPQDWLQTLNWMRDNLEDNAVVVSWWDYGYWIEAIGKQTTLADGATTNRSQIGYIGRIMMLNQTESLPMLEAYDATHIVVFNTFNPNNPGNQWPFGDNAKWSWMVRIGELNILDYVNITNGETTAKYDESTLNRLMNMLPDPGYKLVFASEFRYVLVYELNYDA; encoded by the coding sequence ATGCCCCGGATCACACGGAAAACCGCAATAGAGCTGGCCGTCCTTGGTCTGGTCGTCGTCATCGCCATTTTATTCAGGGTTATACGCGTTCAATGGGGCGCTTATATGGACGCCTTTGATCCCCTCTTCCAGCTCAGGGTCACGGAATACATAGTGGAGAACGGCTATGCTTCATGGTTTTCGTGGCATGATACCATGAGCTGGTACCCTTGGGGGAGGAATATCGCAAGATCCTCTTATCCCGGCGTACCATTCACTGGTGCCTTCGTCTACTTCGTCGCCCGAGCCATGAGTCTCGACCTCACGGTCTATCAGGTCTCCCTCTATTTCCCGGTGCTCATGGGGTCTATCACATGTATTTTCGCCTATTTTATAGGAAGAGACTTTGGTAATAGCTCCACTGGGCTTATGGCCGCGTTCTTTATGGCCATCAGTGAGGCGTTCGTCGGGCGCACCTTCCTTGGATTCTACGACACCGAGAATATAGGCATTTTCGGGATGGTCGCCATTACGTTGTTTTATCTCCGGTCCCTAGACTCAGAGCGTTCGTTCAATGAGAGGCTCATATACGGGATAGTAGCGGGAATTACCCTAGGATACACCTTCGCCTCGTGGGGTGCCACGAGGTATATTGTGGGTCTACTGATCTTATTCAGCCTTGCAGTTCTAATAACAGGAAGATTCGAGAAAAAACATATCATCTCTTATGCCCTAACTCTGGGAATCGGGTTAACTATCACACTTTTCATACCACGACTGGGAGTAAAATATATCCAGAGCACCGAGAATGTTGCAGCCATCCTACTGGGCGTTCTGATCATAATATACGAGTATACTCGCCAAAGACTGGAAGAACGGCAGACCATGCGGTTGATCAGCGGTCTGGTGATAGCTCTGATCCTGGGCGTTTTCATGCTTGAGGCACTGGGGGTAGCTAACCCTATAACGGGTAAATTCTGGAGAGTCATTAACCCCATGCAATCTGCCGGAAATCCTCTGTCTCAGTCAGTAGCGGAGCACAAAAGATCTGTGTGGTCCAGCTTCTTCGGGACCTTCGGGATCGCCTTTCCCCTGGCTATCTTAGGGACATATTTCTCTATAAATGAACTTGATGATAGACGCCTATTCGGCTCGATATTTTTCATCACAGCCGCCTATTTCGCGGGTTCTATGATCCGGCTCTCTCTTCTCCTATCCATCCCAGTGGGCCTGATGGCCGCGTTCGGACTCACGGAGCTCCTTAAGCCCTTCGTGGCCCTTTCTAAGAGGAAAGCGGTTAAGGGGAGACGGCGGAGAAAGGTTATATGGAAGGGGCTTAACAGGGAACTCTCCATCATCTTTGCTCTATTTATGCTCCTTGCAATCATGCCGACCATCTGGGGCACATCTGAAATCTCTATAAGACCTACCTCCATGGCGTCCTCTAGCGTGCCCGCCCTCTTTGGTGATAGGTACCCTCAGGACTGGCTTCAGACCCTCAACTGGATGAGGGACAACCTAGAGGACAACGCTGTCGTGGTCTCTTGGTGGGACTACGGGTACTGGATCGAGGCTATCGGCAAGCAGACGACCCTCGCCGACGGCGCCACAACCAATCGTTCCCAGATTGGATACATCGGCAGAATAATGATGCTCAATCAGACGGAGTCTCTTCCCATGCTCGAGGCCTACGACGCCACCCATATCGTGGTATTCAACACATTCAACCCCAACAACCCGGGGAACCAGTGGCCCTTTGGGGACAACGCCAAGTGGTCTTGGATGGTCCGAATAGGGGAACTGAACATCCTCGATTATGTCAATATAACAAACGGTGAGACCACGGCAAAGTATGATGAGTCGACCCTTAATAGGCTAATGAACATGTTACCAGATCCCGGTTACAAGCTGGTCTTTGCCTCTGAATTCAGATACGTTTTAGTCTATGAGTTAAACTATGACGCTTAG
- a CDS encoding deoxyhypusine synthase: protein MKRIEQMRLKSGMTVGELAEEMRRAGVIGAGRVGRAVEIVAEMFSDPDYLTFITLSGPLVPSGMRLIFRDLIMEGYVDAVVSNGANLVHDIVEAIGRRHLVGELNVDDQVLLEKGINRAYDIFIKSDTWAALEEYIGGVLDNIPEEGRVGIPIHGLIREIGLSIEDDGSILRAATRKGVPIFSPGFLDSMIGIPLWMYSKRKKLVINPIKDFDLLGEMVYDARKSGAIILGGGTPKHHTQYMNTLREGLDAAVQISSARVEDGSLSGAPLKEAISWGKLKEGKTSTIFGDVTIVFPLIVAAALEKING from the coding sequence ATGAAGCGCATCGAGCAGATGCGTCTAAAATCCGGGATGACCGTCGGCGAGCTAGCTGAGGAAATGCGCCGGGCCGGGGTTATTGGCGCAGGTAGAGTCGGCAGGGCAGTCGAAATTGTCGCGGAGATGTTCTCTGATCCGGATTATTTGACGTTTATTACCCTCTCGGGGCCGTTGGTACCAAGCGGGATGCGCCTCATATTCAGGGACCTCATCATGGAGGGCTATGTAGACGCCGTGGTCTCCAATGGGGCTAACCTAGTTCACGATATTGTAGAGGCAATAGGACGGAGACACCTAGTGGGTGAGTTAAACGTCGACGACCAAGTACTCCTAGAAAAGGGAATCAACAGGGCCTATGATATTTTCATCAAGAGCGATACCTGGGCCGCCCTAGAGGAGTATATCGGCGGAGTCCTCGACAATATCCCAGAGGAGGGGAGGGTCGGGATACCTATCCACGGGCTGATAAGGGAGATTGGGCTCAGTATCGAGGATGATGGCTCAATTCTCAGGGCGGCGACCCGGAAGGGAGTGCCCATCTTCAGCCCTGGATTTTTGGACTCAATGATCGGGATCCCCCTCTGGATGTACTCCAAAAGAAAAAAGCTAGTTATCAACCCCATCAAGGACTTTGATCTCCTTGGGGAGATGGTCTACGACGCTAGAAAGTCGGGGGCCATCATCCTAGGCGGTGGGACCCCGAAGCACCATACGCAATATATGAATACCCTAAGGGAAGGGCTAGACGCTGCAGTGCAGATAAGCTCGGCTCGGGTTGAAGATGGGAGCCTAAGCGGAGCGCCCTTGAAGGAGGCGATAAGCTGGGGAAAGCTCAAGGAAGGGAAGACCTCCACTATATTCGGGGACGTTACAATCGTCTTCCCATTAATAGTTGCGGCTGCCCTCGAAAAGATAAACGGTTAG
- a CDS encoding carbon-nitrogen hydrolase family protein — MGDAFPVVKAAVVQASPILFDREATSEKALHLISEAALNGSKLILFPEAFIPAYPRGLSFGTVVGGRKPEGRLTWERYWTNSVDVPGPTTDILGEAARKAGAYLAIGVIERDSQYSRGTLYCTLLYFGPDGRLLGKHRKIMPTAAERLIWGVGDGSTLTTIDTEIGTLGGLICWENYMPLARTFMYSKGVEIYLAPTADARERWNSTLRHIALEGRCFVLGCNQYVTKSMYPEDLEGIQDLKEYPETVCRGGSVIISPLGDVLEGPLYDREGILYADLDLAQVVRGRFDFDAVGHYSRPDIFQLQVDERSKPTVLSTGVPFKSLKRSNETVTNKNT, encoded by the coding sequence ATGGGCGATGCATTCCCAGTAGTGAAAGCAGCCGTAGTACAGGCCTCCCCCATCCTCTTTGATCGTGAGGCAACGAGTGAAAAGGCCCTCCATTTGATCTCTGAAGCCGCGCTAAACGGATCCAAACTAATCCTCTTTCCTGAGGCATTCATTCCGGCATATCCTAGAGGATTAAGCTTCGGCACTGTTGTGGGCGGCCGGAAACCTGAGGGACGTCTGACCTGGGAGAGATACTGGACAAACTCGGTGGACGTGCCTGGACCCACCACCGATATATTGGGGGAGGCGGCGAGGAAAGCCGGTGCCTACCTAGCTATTGGGGTAATTGAGCGGGACAGTCAGTACAGTCGCGGCACTCTTTACTGCACGCTTCTCTACTTCGGGCCTGATGGCCGGCTGTTGGGCAAGCATCGGAAAATCATGCCCACAGCCGCAGAGCGGCTGATCTGGGGAGTCGGAGATGGCAGCACATTAACCACGATAGATACGGAGATCGGGACCCTTGGAGGATTGATCTGCTGGGAGAACTATATGCCCCTGGCCAGGACCTTCATGTACAGCAAGGGCGTGGAGATCTATCTTGCCCCTACAGCCGACGCCCGGGAACGGTGGAACAGCACCCTCCGACATATCGCCTTGGAGGGGCGTTGCTTTGTCCTAGGTTGCAACCAGTATGTAACCAAGAGCATGTACCCCGAGGACCTAGAGGGGATTCAGGACCTCAAGGAGTACCCTGAGACGGTATGCCGGGGAGGAAGTGTCATCATCTCCCCTTTGGGTGACGTGTTAGAGGGTCCCCTCTACGATCGGGAGGGCATTCTATACGCCGACCTGGATCTTGCTCAAGTGGTACGGGGTCGTTTCGATTTCGATGCTGTTGGTCATTATTCTCGACCCGATATCTTTCAGCTGCAGGTAGACGAGCGCTCAAAGCCAACAGTTCTCTCAACCGGCGTCCCATTTAAATCGCTCAAGAGATCCAATGAAACTGTAACAAATAAAAACACCTGA
- a CDS encoding nitrilase-related carbon-nitrogen hydrolase: MPKKSLRNQMKILRGSRARFTMRPTKIPMLMTERDTSPSSMYPEDLEGIQDLKEYPETVCRGGSVIIAPLGEELAGPLYDSEGILYADLDLAQVVRSRFDFDVVGHYSRPDIFQLLVDERSKPSVLSRVGGPAESRTEIDETE; the protein is encoded by the coding sequence ATGCCGAAGAAAAGCCTCAGGAATCAGATGAAGATCCTGAGGGGTAGCAGGGCTAGGTTCACTATGAGGCCGACGAAGATCCCGATGCTCATGACGGAGAGGGATACGAGCCCCAGCAGCATGTACCCCGAGGACCTAGAGGGGATTCAGGACCTCAAGGAGTACCCTGAGACGGTATGCCGGGGAGGAAGTGTCATCATCGCTCCTCTTGGCGAGGAGCTGGCGGGGCCCCTTTACGACAGTGAGGGCATCCTGTATGCCGATCTGGATCTGGCCCAGGTGGTACGTAGCCGCTTCGACTTCGATGTTGTTGGCCACTATTCTCGCCCAGACATCTTTCAGCTGCTGGTCGACGAACGCTCCAAGCCATCCGTCCTTTCAAGGGTAGGAGGTCCGGCTGAGTCGCGCACGGAAATCGATGAAACGGAATAA